In Terriglobia bacterium, the following are encoded in one genomic region:
- the hpnJ gene encoding hopanoid biosynthesis associated radical SAM protein HpnJ yields the protein MPLKTLFLNPPSFENFDGGAGSRWPATREIESYWYPVWLAYPAGMLEGSRLLDAPPHHVSAEETIRIAKEYEFLVLFTSTPGFPGDIRLSKAIKAANPKIKIAFVGPHVSVLPEKSLNEAPQVDFVVRREFDYAVTSFAKGTPVAEIPGVSYRKNGKVVHNPEAPQVTDLDALPNVTDVYKRDLDVRRYNVPFLLHPFVSLYTTRGCPAQCTFCLWPQTLSGHPWRKRSTDAVAREMAQAKEYWPYVKEFFFDDDTFNIQKARTIELCEKLKPLKLTWSCTSRVTTDYETLKAMRDAGCRLLIVGYESGDQQILKNIKKGATLERARQFTKDCHKLGLVIHGDFIMGLPGETRETIRRTMDFAKELDVETIQVSVAHAYPGTELYDFAVRNGFMANKEMVDAGGHQLAHIEYPGLPAEEIIEAVHRFYDEYYFRPKAVYRIVRKAFFNSDERKRLYHEAKEFLKLRANRNRWVKQQRQKPVVAPPAAPDGGGAGSESEASVEPANA from the coding sequence ATGCCATTGAAAACGTTGTTCCTAAATCCCCCTTCGTTTGAAAATTTTGACGGCGGCGCCGGGTCCCGGTGGCCGGCAACCCGTGAGATTGAGTCCTACTGGTACCCGGTTTGGCTGGCCTATCCGGCAGGCATGCTGGAAGGTTCGCGGTTGCTGGATGCGCCGCCGCACCACGTCTCGGCGGAAGAAACAATCCGCATCGCCAAGGAATACGAATTCCTGGTGCTGTTTACCAGCACGCCCGGCTTCCCCGGCGACATACGGTTGAGCAAGGCGATTAAGGCGGCCAATCCCAAGATCAAAATTGCGTTTGTCGGGCCGCACGTATCGGTCCTGCCGGAAAAGAGTCTGAACGAGGCGCCGCAGGTTGACTTCGTGGTACGCCGGGAATTCGATTACGCGGTTACCAGCTTTGCCAAGGGCACGCCAGTGGCCGAGATTCCCGGAGTGTCTTACCGCAAGAACGGCAAAGTGGTACACAACCCGGAGGCGCCGCAGGTCACCGACCTCGATGCGCTGCCGAACGTGACCGACGTCTACAAGCGCGACTTGGACGTCCGCCGCTACAACGTTCCATTCCTGCTGCATCCATTCGTCTCGCTGTACACGACGCGCGGCTGCCCGGCGCAGTGCACCTTCTGCCTGTGGCCGCAGACCCTGAGCGGACATCCCTGGCGCAAACGCTCCACCGACGCGGTGGCGCGCGAGATGGCGCAAGCGAAGGAGTACTGGCCGTACGTCAAGGAGTTTTTCTTCGATGACGACACCTTCAACATCCAGAAGGCGCGGACAATCGAGTTGTGCGAGAAGCTGAAGCCGCTGAAGTTGACGTGGTCGTGCACGTCGCGCGTCACGACCGATTACGAGACGCTGAAGGCCATGCGCGATGCCGGGTGCCGGTTGCTGATCGTGGGATACGAATCAGGCGATCAGCAGATCCTGAAGAACATCAAGAAGGGGGCGACCCTGGAACGAGCGCGCCAGTTCACCAAGGACTGCCATAAGCTGGGGCTGGTGATCCATGGCGACTTCATCATGGGCCTGCCCGGCGAGACTCGCGAGACCATCCGGCGCACGATGGACTTCGCCAAGGAACTGGACGTGGAGACGATTCAGGTCTCGGTCGCGCATGCCTATCCCGGAACCGAGTTGTACGATTTCGCCGTGCGCAACGGATTCATGGCGAACAAGGAGATGGTGGACGCAGGTGGACACCAACTGGCGCACATCGAATATCCCGGATTGCCGGCGGAGGAAATCATCGAGGCGGTGCACCGGTTCTACGACGAATACTACTTCCGGCCCAAGGCGGTCTACCGCATCGTGAGGAAGGCGTTTTTCAATTCCGACGAACGAAAGCGCCTCTATCATGAAGCCAAGGAATTCCTGAAGCTTCGCGCCAACCGCAATCGCTGGGTCAAGCAGCAGCGGCAGAAACCGGTGGTGGCGCCACCTGCGGCGCCTGACGGAGGCGGAGCCGGTTCGGAGTCGGAAGCCTCGGTCGAGCCCGCCAACGCTTGA
- a CDS encoding phytoene/squalene synthase family protein, whose product MTVLAQTGQAPSAPRVAPLQLRTAYGICRHITRKAARNFYYAFLVLPRRKRDALSAVYAFMRHADDISDDPLLTPEDKRLKLNAWIESLDRIVAGEPTDDPVLMAVADSQRRFHIPIELLETLVYGTAMDVPWPGSPQPTADGPQVLYQTFDDLYNYCYHVASVVGLVCIRIFGYRDPVAEDLAERCGIAFQLTNIIRDVKEDATMGRIYLPQQDLDRCGIGASMFRSSRPTNFRPLLEMEAERARQYYASGRQLIAYVDEDSQPALWTLVEIYSRLLAKIADRDYDVFTERVCLTTSEKLRVLIKGMWRRIVT is encoded by the coding sequence ATGACCGTTCTCGCCCAAACCGGACAGGCGCCCAGCGCCCCGCGAGTCGCCCCGCTGCAACTGCGCACCGCGTACGGCATCTGCCGCCACATCACGCGCAAGGCGGCGCGCAACTTCTACTACGCTTTCCTGGTGCTGCCGCGGCGCAAGCGCGACGCCCTCAGCGCCGTGTACGCCTTCATGCGCCACGCCGACGACATCAGCGACGATCCACTGCTCACGCCCGAGGACAAGCGCCTCAAGCTTAACGCCTGGATCGAGTCCCTGGACCGTATCGTTGCCGGCGAGCCCACCGACGATCCCGTGCTCATGGCGGTTGCCGACAGCCAGCGCCGCTTCCATATCCCCATCGAATTACTGGAAACACTGGTTTACGGCACTGCCATGGACGTCCCCTGGCCCGGTAGCCCACAACCAACGGCCGACGGCCCCCAGGTGCTCTACCAGACTTTCGACGATCTCTATAATTACTGCTATCACGTCGCCTCCGTTGTCGGCCTGGTCTGCATTCGTATCTTCGGCTATCGCGATCCGGTGGCGGAGGATCTTGCGGAGCGCTGCGGCATCGCCTTTCAACTCACCAATATCATTCGCGACGTCAAGGAAGACGCCACCATGGGCCGCATCTACTTGCCGCAGCAGGATCTTGATCGCTGCGGCATCGGCGCCAGCATGTTCCGTTCGTCCAGGCCGACCAATTTCCGCCCCCTGCTGGAGATGGAAGCCGAGCGTGCCCGCCAGTACTACGCCTCCGGGCGCCAGTTGATCGCTTACGTGGACGAAGATAGCCAGCCCGCGCTTTGGACGCTGGTGGAAATTTACAGCCGCTTGCTCGCCAAAATCGCCGACCGCGATTACGACGTCTTCACCGAGCGCGTGTGCCTGACTACCAGCGAAAAGCTTCGTGTTCTGATCAAGGGGATGTGGCGGCGGATCGTCACATGA
- the hpnE gene encoding hydroxysqualene dehydroxylase HpnE — protein sequence MIAHNAPTVAVVGGGLAGLSAGCALAGAGFRVSLFERRPYLGGRASSYQHPATGEVVDNCQHVLLGCCTNLLDFYRRIGAADKIRWYRRLTFIEPGGRRSLIEPGLLPAPFHSAGSFLRAPCLSLGDKTAIARAMLALAARLPDDNGDPFFDWLHARGQTQRAIDRFWRVVLVSALNEDLERVSSRYAAQVFRESFLKSAQAGALGLPALPLSDLYGIAGDYILQQGGAVAMRASVDSFRADANQVRICASGRDFACDYAVLAVPFQALPGIIPRDEDEDDLSAALRSMLDRFETSPITGIHLWFDRQITDLPHAVLLDRTIQWMFHKSEILDRSGSTPASMPDANAGAADLSPGRKPRVSNNRDSESRRDGTRGGYIELVVSSSKNLVEKSKQEILNLAMRELAEFFPEANHARLLKSAVIKEVNATYAPLPGTDAHRPAQVSPWPRVFLAGDWTATGWPATMEGAVRSGYLAAEALTTRSGRPQRFLVPDLPARGFMRLLGK from the coding sequence ATGATCGCCCACAATGCGCCGACGGTGGCGGTTGTCGGCGGAGGACTCGCCGGACTGTCCGCCGGATGTGCTCTGGCGGGCGCCGGCTTCCGCGTCTCGTTGTTCGAGCGCCGCCCGTACTTGGGCGGCCGCGCCTCTTCCTACCAGCACCCCGCTACCGGCGAGGTGGTCGACAACTGCCAGCACGTGCTGCTCGGCTGCTGTACCAATCTGCTTGATTTCTACCGCCGCATCGGCGCCGCGGACAAGATCCGCTGGTACCGCCGCCTCACCTTCATCGAGCCCGGCGGACGCCGCTCCCTCATCGAGCCGGGACTGCTGCCCGCTCCATTTCATAGCGCCGGCTCCTTCCTGCGCGCGCCTTGCCTTTCCTTAGGCGACAAGACGGCCATCGCACGTGCCATGCTGGCCCTCGCCGCTCGCCTTCCCGACGACAACGGCGATCCGTTCTTCGACTGGCTCCATGCCCGCGGCCAAACGCAGCGGGCCATCGATCGCTTCTGGAGGGTGGTGTTGGTCAGCGCGTTGAACGAAGACCTGGAACGCGTCTCGTCGCGTTATGCCGCGCAGGTTTTTCGCGAATCATTCCTGAAATCGGCGCAAGCAGGTGCGCTCGGCCTGCCGGCTCTACCGCTGTCAGATCTATACGGAATTGCCGGCGATTACATCCTGCAACAGGGTGGCGCCGTCGCAATGCGCGCCAGCGTCGATTCCTTCCGCGCCGATGCCAACCAGGTCCGCATCTGCGCAAGCGGGCGAGACTTCGCTTGCGACTACGCCGTCCTTGCCGTCCCATTCCAGGCGCTGCCGGGCATAATACCCAGGGATGAAGATGAAGACGACCTGTCAGCCGCCTTGCGCTCGATGCTTGATCGCTTCGAAACTTCGCCTATCACCGGCATTCACCTCTGGTTCGACCGCCAGATAACCGACCTGCCGCATGCTGTGCTTCTGGATCGCACCATCCAGTGGATGTTCCACAAATCGGAGATTCTCGATCGCAGTGGCAGTACTCCTGCGTCCATGCCTGACGCCAACGCAGGGGCGGCAGATCTTAGCCCGGGGCGTAAGCCCCGGGTAAGCAACAATCGTGACTCGGAGTCCCGTAGGGACGGCACCAGGGGGGGCTACATAGAGTTGGTTGTCAGTTCTTCGAAAAACCTGGTCGAGAAATCCAAACAGGAAATCCTCAACCTCGCCATGCGCGAGCTGGCCGAATTTTTCCCCGAAGCGAACCACGCCCGGCTGCTGAAGTCGGCCGTCATCAAGGAAGTGAACGCCACCTACGCGCCGCTGCCGGGCACCGATGCGCATCGCCCGGCGCAAGTCTCTCCCTGGCCTCGCGTGTTCCTTGCCGGCGACTGGACCGCCACCGGTTGGCCCGCCACCATGGAAGGTGCCGTCCGCAGCGGCTATCTCGCCGCCGAGGCGCTTACAACCCGGTCCGGCAGGCCGCAACGCTTCCTGGTGCCCGACCTGCCGGCCCGCGGATTTATGCGTTTGCTGGGAAAGTGA
- a CDS encoding EamA family transporter → MNLRKRAILAGVVVFGACGDIALSRGMKAVGALSLSHWTDAISAIFTPWVAVGIILLLAFFASYLTALSFADLTYVLPATAVGYILMALMAKFFLHENISPWRWAGIALIALGVGFVTSGPAKTVGARGQAHHLPPVGGA, encoded by the coding sequence GTGAACCTCCGCAAACGAGCCATCCTGGCCGGGGTGGTGGTGTTCGGGGCCTGCGGCGACATTGCGTTGTCGCGCGGCATGAAGGCGGTGGGCGCGCTTTCCCTGAGCCACTGGACGGATGCCATTTCCGCCATTTTCACGCCCTGGGTAGCGGTGGGGATTATTCTGCTGCTGGCCTTCTTTGCCAGCTACCTGACCGCGCTTTCCTTTGCCGATCTCACTTATGTCCTGCCCGCTACCGCCGTGGGATATATCCTGATGGCGCTGATGGCGAAGTTTTTCCTGCACGAGAACATCTCGCCATGGCGATGGGCAGGGATCGCGCTAATTGCTCTGGGAGTGGGCTTTGTCACATCGGGCCCGGCGAAAACGGTGGGTGCGCGCGGGCAAGCACACCATCTTCCTCCGGTCGGGGGCGCATGA
- the hpnC gene encoding squalene synthase HpnC gives MLRATPNSVPFAGLPAEYAIPAQAPSLTEARAYCARLARRHYENFSVATWFLPERVRPHFYSVYAYCRISDDLGDEVSDPRQALRLLDEWEEELNATYLSLVAPPPLDVRMNVEQLQPGPSSRNPARPRHPVFIALRETIRECNIPHQPFADLLKAFRQDQKLGRYQTFDDVLRYCCYSANPVGRLVLYVCGYCDDARQRLSDYTCTALQLANFWQDVWPDYGKGRIYIPLEDLQRYGVSEQDIAARRFTPQFRELMKFEVERARDWFARGAPLAREVDKKLAIDIELFTRGGQEILNAIERQGFDVLTRRPAISKARKLALIARSAFGMVL, from the coding sequence ATGTTGAGGGCCACTCCCAATTCCGTCCCCTTCGCCGGATTGCCGGCGGAGTACGCCATTCCCGCGCAGGCGCCGTCGCTGACCGAAGCGCGTGCCTACTGTGCGCGGCTGGCGCGCCGGCATTACGAGAATTTCTCCGTCGCCACCTGGTTCCTGCCGGAGCGCGTCCGGCCGCATTTCTACAGCGTGTACGCCTACTGCCGCATTTCCGACGACCTGGGCGATGAGGTTTCCGACCCGCGGCAAGCACTGCGCCTGCTCGACGAATGGGAAGAAGAACTGAACGCAACCTATCTCAGCCTGGTGGCGCCTCCGCCCCTGGACGTACGCATGAATGTCGAGCAGCTTCAGCCTGGGCCATCCTCCAGGAACCCGGCGCGGCCGCGCCACCCGGTATTCATCGCGCTGCGGGAGACCATTCGCGAGTGCAACATCCCGCACCAGCCATTCGCCGATCTTTTGAAGGCCTTCCGCCAGGACCAGAAGCTGGGCCGATACCAGACCTTTGACGATGTTCTCCGATATTGTTGTTACTCCGCCAATCCGGTAGGACGCCTCGTGCTTTATGTCTGCGGCTATTGCGACGACGCGCGGCAGCGGCTTTCCGATTACACCTGCACCGCGTTGCAACTGGCGAATTTCTGGCAGGACGTCTGGCCCGACTACGGCAAGGGCCGCATTTACATTCCGCTCGAAGACTTACAGCGTTATGGCGTCAGCGAGCAGGACATTGCCGCCCGCCGCTTCACGCCGCAGTTCCGCGAGCTGATGAAATTTGAAGTCGAGCGCGCTCGCGATTGGTTCGCGCGTGGCGCACCGTTGGCGCGCGAGGTAGACAAGAAGCTGGCGATTGACATCGAGCTCTTCACCCGCGGCGGGCAGGAAATCCTGAACGCGATCGAGCGCCAGGGCTTTGACGTTCTCACCAGGCGGCCCGCGATCTCCAAGGCTCGGAAGTTGGCTTTGATCGCCCGTTCGGCATTCGGGATGGTGCTTTAA